From one Candidatus Methanoplasma termitum genomic stretch:
- a CDS encoding CDGSH iron-sulfur domain-containing protein, translating to MGDGMKIKITTNGPLMVIGGVPLKGEVIKRDSMGRSEKWEEVKSYYRNGTYPLCRCGKSTDKPFCTGDHIGWDGTETAKRNTFEERAKAYPESDGIVLLQDPALCDGSGFCHGIHNINQTAKNKKTLETAKQQVHDCASGSIVMKVDGQVWEPKFEKSISVTGTPGKKGPFWVKGGVPLESADGYTYEVRNRMTLCGCGKSKNKPFCDGAHKN from the coding sequence ATGGGCGACGGTATGAAGATAAAGATCACAACGAACGGGCCCTTAATGGTTATCGGGGGTGTACCGTTAAAGGGAGAAGTAATCAAAAGGGATTCTATGGGACGTTCCGAGAAGTGGGAAGAAGTGAAAAGTTACTACCGTAACGGCACTTATCCGCTTTGCAGATGCGGGAAATCCACAGATAAGCCATTCTGTACCGGAGATCACATCGGTTGGGACGGTACCGAGACCGCAAAAAGGAATACGTTCGAAGAGAGGGCAAAGGCCTATCCCGAATCGGACGGAATAGTACTTCTTCAGGACCCGGCCCTTTGCGACGGTTCTGGGTTCTGTCACGGAATACACAATATAAATCAGACGGCCAAGAACAAAAAGACCCTGGAAACTGCAAAACAGCAGGTCCACGACTGCGCAAGCGGAAGCATCGTAATGAAGGTGGACGGTCAGGTCTGGGAACCCAAATTTGAGAAGAGCATATCTGTCACAGGTACGCCGGGGAAGAAGGGCCCGTTCTGGGTAAAGGGCGGTGTACCTCTCGAATCTGCCGACGGCTACACATACGAGGTCAGGAACCGCATGACATTGTGCGGTTGCGGAAAGTCAAAGAATAAACCATTCTGCGACGGTGCGCATAAAAATTAA
- a CDS encoding Ppx/GppA phosphatase family protein: protein MDDDSEVVSFIDIGTSSIHILVVRFFKDSMGTPIFQDKENVRLGQNLFKHGNIDKETIEKTRIVVSNFVKISKNLGAKKIIAYATCAARETSNRKELLDAMKVEGVDVKIISGFEEARLIRLGVFGPDGPFQKSLEIDIGGGSTEIVLCKGKECLFSDSLSLGCIRLANGFDQDHNKAITFSEYDYLRRHVDMMSYRTCRKIREIGFERAYGSSGTMIALAKICAAKRDGDDSYMMYYELVEVMKELYTKGVEERKDVLGMTPSRADIIVSGGAIAEELMYLLGIDRIEITDKGMKQGMEIDYMLSNGYTNFDVKESSVLNLAKRCQYDQAHAETVQRNALLLFDKMKEEGIHNMDNEMRMLLSYAATLHDIGEFISYPKHHLHSYIIILNSYLLGFDNEELKLMALMTKFHHGNFPSKGSKQFKDMDKKETSDLLKCAMILKISDILDRRRNSAIDWIEMCISEHDVVLNIGSESDINMEMWKLKTLNEEFETVFGLGLKVKLA from the coding sequence ATGGATGATGATTCGGAGGTTGTCAGTTTCATTGATATCGGTACAAGCTCGATACACATCTTAGTTGTACGTTTCTTTAAGGATTCGATGGGTACACCCATATTTCAGGACAAAGAGAATGTAAGACTCGGTCAAAATCTATTCAAACACGGCAATATTGATAAGGAAACGATAGAGAAGACGCGCATTGTTGTTTCAAATTTCGTAAAGATATCAAAGAACCTTGGCGCCAAGAAGATAATCGCGTATGCAACATGCGCCGCAAGAGAAACATCGAACAGAAAAGAGCTGCTGGATGCGATGAAGGTCGAAGGAGTGGACGTAAAGATCATCTCGGGGTTCGAAGAAGCGAGGCTGATCCGGCTGGGGGTGTTCGGCCCGGACGGCCCGTTCCAGAAGAGTTTAGAGATCGATATCGGAGGGGGCAGCACCGAGATAGTACTGTGCAAAGGAAAGGAATGTTTGTTCTCCGATTCGCTGAGCCTCGGATGCATAAGGCTTGCCAACGGGTTCGATCAGGATCACAACAAAGCAATAACATTCTCGGAATACGATTATCTCAGACGGCACGTTGATATGATGTCCTATCGCACATGCCGCAAGATCAGAGAGATCGGTTTTGAGCGGGCATACGGCTCATCCGGCACAATGATCGCATTGGCCAAGATCTGTGCCGCAAAAAGGGACGGGGACGACTCCTACATGATGTATTATGAGCTTGTGGAGGTCATGAAAGAACTGTACACCAAAGGTGTTGAAGAAAGAAAAGATGTGCTGGGCATGACCCCCTCGAGAGCGGACATCATCGTTTCCGGAGGAGCGATCGCAGAGGAACTGATGTATCTCCTCGGGATAGACAGGATCGAGATAACCGACAAGGGGATGAAACAGGGCATGGAGATAGACTACATGCTCAGCAATGGTTACACTAACTTCGATGTGAAAGAATCGTCCGTCCTGAATCTGGCAAAAAGGTGCCAATATGATCAGGCCCATGCGGAGACCGTGCAGAGGAATGCTCTGCTGCTGTTCGATAAAATGAAAGAAGAGGGAATCCACAACATGGACAATGAGATGAGGATGCTCCTTTCGTATGCCGCAACCCTCCATGATATCGGAGAATTCATAAGTTATCCGAAACACCATCTCCATTCTTACATCATCATCCTCAACTCATATCTTCTCGGGTTCGATAACGAGGAACTTAAACTGATGGCATTGATGACAAAGTTCCACCATGGGAACTTTCCTTCAAAGGGTTCGAAACAATTCAAAGACATGGATAAGAAAGAGACCTCCGATCTTCTTAAATGCGCCATGATCCTGAAGATCTCGGACATATTGGACAGGCGCCGCAACTCTGCTATAGATTGGATAGAGATGTGTATTTCGGAGCACGATGTGGTCCTCAATATCGGCTCCGAGTCGGACATCAATATGGAAATGTGGAAATTAAAAACGCTAAATGAGGAGTTTGAAACGGTTTTCGGCCTCGGCCTTAAAGTAAAGCTGGCTTAA
- the ppk1 gene encoding polyphosphate kinase 1: MKENINLFDHSLYVNRELSWLEFNRRCLAEAGDGSVPLLERVKFLAIAYGNMDEFFMIRVPGLLQRAESNNMTNIGPDIYLDAKALMHEIKASVDNLVIGYEICWGMLRGELFKNGIRIHDVDSLSESQRAWVADYYKERVHPLLTPLALDVSHPFPFISNNSLNVAVKIDHNGQDKYARVKVPIGILPRFVRVPSETAGMDFVQLEDIIESHIEALFPGMISEAYLFRVTRNADIKVTIDEAYDLMSAIETSLDSRDIGFPVRMLAEEGMPPEMLSLFGTNLKLGENQIHTATLGGMLLTDLWQIASIDAPQLKDESFVPYVPPEFGEGHNIFKTIKEKDWIIFHPYEPFDIIVRFLRDAADDPNVQSIKICLYRIGKDRSIINALKRAKEKGKAVTVLMELRAKFDETNNIYLAKELDKMGVHVVYGPIELKVHSKLLQVVRLEKDKLVKYTHISSGNYNMSTARQYGDISFLTANEEIGKDVGELFNALTGVFGPREYRHLLVAPAALKKALIEKIGRERENQKQGKKAYIAIKANGLVDSDIIAELYKASMAGVKIDLNIRGICCLRPGVKGISENIRVISIVDRFLEHSRIYYFENDGDPEIYLGSSDVMPRNLIARVEVLFPVLDKNILYHIKNNILDVHLKDTAKAKMLTPEGNYIPINKKGRKFRSQKWFIDHRGIWHG; the protein is encoded by the coding sequence ATGAAAGAGAACATCAACCTTTTCGACCACAGTCTCTATGTCAACCGCGAGTTATCGTGGTTAGAGTTCAACCGCAGATGTTTAGCTGAAGCCGGAGACGGATCGGTCCCGCTGCTTGAGAGAGTGAAGTTCCTTGCTATTGCCTACGGCAACATGGATGAATTCTTTATGATCAGGGTCCCGGGGCTTCTGCAGAGAGCGGAAAGCAACAACATGACCAATATAGGTCCCGACATCTACCTGGATGCCAAGGCACTCATGCATGAGATCAAAGCCTCGGTAGATAATCTGGTCATAGGTTATGAGATATGCTGGGGGATGCTGAGAGGCGAGTTGTTCAAAAATGGGATCAGGATCCATGATGTGGACTCATTATCGGAAAGCCAGAGGGCTTGGGTCGCAGACTACTACAAGGAGAGAGTGCATCCTTTGCTTACTCCTCTTGCCTTGGATGTGTCTCATCCGTTCCCGTTCATTTCAAACAATTCACTTAACGTGGCAGTGAAGATCGACCACAATGGCCAAGACAAATATGCCAGAGTGAAAGTTCCGATCGGGATACTGCCTAGATTTGTAAGGGTGCCGTCGGAGACCGCAGGGATGGACTTCGTTCAGCTGGAGGACATAATCGAATCGCATATCGAGGCGCTTTTCCCGGGAATGATATCTGAAGCATACCTTTTCAGAGTGACCAGGAACGCCGACATCAAAGTAACGATAGACGAGGCATACGACCTGATGTCCGCGATCGAAACGTCCCTGGACTCGAGAGACATCGGTTTCCCGGTCAGGATGCTTGCGGAAGAGGGAATGCCTCCGGAGATGCTCTCTCTTTTCGGAACCAATCTGAAGCTGGGCGAGAACCAGATACACACCGCGACGCTTGGGGGGATGCTTCTTACCGATCTATGGCAGATCGCCTCCATCGATGCGCCGCAATTAAAGGACGAATCGTTCGTTCCGTACGTACCGCCGGAATTCGGAGAAGGCCACAATATATTCAAGACCATAAAGGAAAAGGACTGGATAATATTCCATCCGTACGAACCGTTCGACATAATCGTTAGATTCTTGAGGGACGCGGCAGACGATCCGAACGTCCAAAGCATCAAGATATGCCTTTACAGGATAGGAAAGGACCGCTCCATAATCAATGCGCTGAAAAGAGCCAAAGAAAAAGGGAAGGCTGTCACCGTCCTGATGGAGCTCCGCGCGAAGTTCGACGAAACGAACAACATCTATCTGGCAAAAGAACTTGATAAAATGGGAGTGCATGTCGTTTACGGGCCGATAGAGCTCAAAGTGCATTCGAAGCTGCTTCAGGTAGTGAGGCTGGAAAAGGACAAGCTTGTGAAATATACCCACATAAGCTCAGGCAACTACAACATGAGCACGGCAAGGCAGTACGGGGACATCTCTTTCCTTACGGCGAATGAGGAGATCGGAAAAGATGTCGGAGAATTGTTCAACGCTCTGACGGGAGTGTTCGGGCCGAGGGAATATAGGCACCTCCTTGTCGCCCCCGCCGCACTTAAGAAAGCCCTCATCGAAAAGATCGGCAGAGAACGGGAGAATCAGAAGCAGGGGAAGAAAGCATATATTGCGATCAAAGCGAACGGCCTCGTGGATTCCGACATTATCGCAGAGCTTTACAAAGCGTCGATGGCTGGAGTGAAGATAGACCTCAACATAAGGGGGATATGCTGCTTAAGGCCGGGTGTCAAAGGGATCTCCGAGAACATCAGAGTGATAAGCATAGTCGACAGGTTCCTTGAACACTCCAGAATATACTATTTCGAAAATGACGGGGACCCGGAGATATATTTGGGATCCTCGGACGTAATGCCGAGGAACCTTATCGCAAGAGTGGAGGTCCTGTTCCCGGTACTGGACAAAAATATCCTTTACCACATAAAAAATAATATTCTCGATGTTCATTTAAAAGATACAGCTAAAGCGAAGATGCTCACTCCGGAAGGCAATTACATCCCCATAAACAAAAAGGGCAGGAAGTTCCGCTCGCAAAAATGGTTCATTGATCATAGGGGCATATGGCATGGATGA
- the hisD gene encoding histidinol dehydrogenase, with amino-acid sequence MWKQVDESFWKENRESKVDEVTDTVQDIIDLVRFEGDKALIDLTLKFDKIVLEDLEVTRDEIEEAYETVDPILVDELENAAEFIQRFHELQIPQDLWLKEIEPGITLGVKSTPLERVGCYIPGGRASYPSTALMCIIAARVAGVEEVICCTPAPINPLTLVAMDIAGVDEIFKVGGAQAIAAMALGTESIEPVQKIVGPGNVYVTAAKTMLRKNVEIDFPAGPSEIGVLADETANAEFIAADLVAQCEHDPSSACLLVTTDPKLPAKVWKFIEEQTSKAQRKEIIVKALENSGYIVEKNMDIAVEIMNGIAPEHLSIQVKDPLDVLSKVTNAGSIFVGPYTPVAAGDYASGTNHVLPTAGHSSVVSGLNVAHFRKTSTVQIISQDGLATLAPTIMAIAKAEGLHAHSASVKIRERKKE; translated from the coding sequence ATGTGGAAGCAGGTGGACGAGAGCTTTTGGAAAGAGAACCGTGAGTCAAAAGTTGATGAGGTTACCGATACCGTACAAGATATTATCGACCTTGTCAGGTTCGAGGGGGACAAAGCACTGATCGACCTGACATTGAAATTCGACAAGATCGTATTGGAGGACCTTGAGGTCACACGGGACGAGATCGAAGAAGCTTACGAGACGGTGGATCCTATCCTGGTCGACGAACTTGAGAACGCAGCTGAGTTCATACAGAGATTCCATGAACTTCAAATCCCTCAGGACCTCTGGCTGAAGGAGATCGAACCCGGCATTACTTTGGGCGTGAAGAGCACGCCGCTGGAGAGAGTGGGCTGCTATATTCCGGGAGGAAGAGCGTCATATCCTTCCACAGCGCTTATGTGTATCATTGCGGCAAGGGTCGCGGGAGTGGAAGAGGTCATATGTTGCACCCCCGCCCCGATAAATCCATTGACACTGGTTGCGATGGATATCGCAGGCGTTGACGAGATCTTCAAGGTCGGCGGTGCGCAAGCCATAGCCGCGATGGCACTCGGTACCGAGTCCATAGAGCCCGTACAGAAGATAGTCGGTCCCGGCAACGTGTATGTCACAGCGGCAAAAACAATGCTTAGAAAGAATGTGGAGATAGACTTCCCGGCGGGGCCGAGCGAGATAGGCGTTCTTGCAGACGAGACAGCAAATGCAGAGTTCATTGCCGCCGATCTTGTAGCACAGTGCGAACACGATCCGTCCTCTGCGTGCCTCCTTGTCACTACCGACCCGAAACTTCCGGCAAAGGTCTGGAAATTCATAGAGGAACAGACGAGCAAGGCTCAGAGAAAAGAGATAATAGTAAAGGCGCTGGAAAACTCCGGGTACATTGTGGAAAAGAACATGGACATAGCAGTGGAGATAATGAACGGCATTGCTCCGGAACACCTCTCCATTCAGGTCAAAGACCCGTTAGATGTCCTCTCAAAGGTCACCAACGCCGGATCGATATTCGTCGGACCATATACGCCTGTGGCCGCGGGGGACTACGCCTCCGGGACCAACCACGTCCTGCCCACTGCGGGACACTCTTCGGTTGTGAGCGGGTTGAATGTTGCACACTTCAGGAAGACGTCCACCGTCCAGATCATATCTCAGGATGGGCTTGCTACTTTAGCGCCCACCATAATGGCCATAGCCAAAGCGGAAGGACTGCACGCACACTCCGCGTCTGTAAAAATAAGGGAAAGGAAAAAGGAATGA
- a CDS encoding PDDEXK family nuclease, producing the protein MPSSTGSIYERELKYVLSGDKKTITQMIKTCDEDESISYKIMLEEPFLVVRAAGSLGVDLVAMRWDYSFPIEVKSSAEEIMHFSRNPRLTQQAAKMKNACHRSNLLPIYAFRLKSVRGDPWRIFTIPTGEEIKGKNENLRQMIPCMEVTGNGNYIMRWNEGMKLCDLISFMSRGHIFSAPADTGEIYEE; encoded by the coding sequence ATGCCCTCATCGACCGGAAGCATATACGAAAGAGAATTGAAATACGTCCTTAGCGGAGACAAGAAAACGATTACCCAGATGATCAAGACATGTGATGAGGATGAAAGCATCTCATACAAGATCATGTTGGAGGAGCCGTTCCTTGTCGTAAGGGCGGCGGGTTCTCTAGGGGTCGACCTTGTCGCAATGAGGTGGGACTACTCCTTCCCGATCGAAGTAAAGAGCTCTGCGGAAGAAATAATGCACTTCAGCAGGAACCCTAGACTCACCCAGCAGGCGGCAAAGATGAAGAACGCATGCCACAGATCCAATCTTCTTCCGATTTATGCGTTCAGGCTGAAGAGCGTAAGGGGGGATCCGTGGAGGATCTTCACGATACCGACCGGAGAAGAGATTAAAGGTAAGAACGAGAACCTCAGGCAAATGATCCCTTGTATGGAGGTCACCGGCAACGGCAACTACATAATGAGATGGAATGAGGGTATGAAACTCTGCGATCTCATTTCATTCATGTCGAGAGGCCACATATTTTCCGCACCTGCGGACACCGGAGAGATATATGAGGAATAA
- a CDS encoding HesB/IscA family protein has product MVTITANAEKFINELLEKNQKAGYGIKVYLSGIACSGPQFGMSFQKDAADGDIVDNSASGFAIYYDDETKDALEGCVIEFIDDPNFGTGLTIRDPNFSGCSSCGGGCH; this is encoded by the coding sequence ATGGTAACGATTACGGCTAATGCGGAGAAGTTCATCAACGAACTTCTGGAAAAGAATCAGAAGGCCGGGTACGGCATCAAGGTCTATCTTTCGGGGATTGCCTGTTCCGGGCCCCAGTTCGGAATGTCCTTCCAGAAAGACGCCGCCGATGGGGACATAGTGGACAACAGCGCTTCCGGATTCGCGATCTATTACGATGACGAGACCAAGGACGCCCTTGAGGGCTGCGTCATAGAGTTCATAGACGATCCGAACTTCGGTACGGGTCTGACGATCCGCGATCCGAACTTCAGCGGTTGCTCGTCTTGCGGCGGCGGTTGCCACTAA
- a CDS encoding M48 family metalloprotease → METEDVLRTKFKEIGKEYGFDRVEAEFVPFKEFKVRWQRSYKWADFKVSDYLADAPPEVIEGLCTSLFSKITGDDEGYSDDMCKWITAPEFSRYKQPVYLKRSRNITRTTKGDARDLDESYERLIGLGLVERDPSINLTWTREPNIRKVGHCSVLMKVIQISSALDTELIPEFVLDFCLYHELCHILIGFDPSEKAHSEHFSALEEKYPKKDEAKEWLKRLCLYL, encoded by the coding sequence ATGGAAACAGAAGACGTCCTCAGGACAAAGTTCAAGGAAATTGGGAAAGAGTATGGATTTGATAGGGTCGAAGCGGAATTTGTCCCATTCAAAGAATTCAAGGTAAGATGGCAGAGAAGCTATAAGTGGGCGGACTTCAAAGTGTCCGACTATCTTGCCGATGCACCACCGGAAGTTATCGAAGGGTTGTGCACTTCCCTGTTCTCAAAGATAACAGGCGATGACGAAGGATATTCGGATGATATGTGCAAGTGGATAACCGCTCCGGAGTTCTCGCGGTATAAGCAGCCGGTGTACCTCAAGAGAAGCAGGAACATAACAAGGACCACGAAGGGAGACGCCAGAGATCTGGACGAGTCGTACGAGAGGCTGATCGGGCTGGGGCTGGTCGAGAGGGATCCGTCGATAAATCTGACGTGGACGAGAGAGCCGAATATTCGAAAGGTCGGGCATTGTTCCGTACTGATGAAGGTGATCCAGATATCCAGTGCTCTGGATACGGAGCTGATACCGGAATTCGTTCTGGATTTCTGCCTTTATCATGAGCTGTGCCACATCCTGATCGGATTCGATCCTTCCGAAAAAGCGCACAGCGAGCATTTCTCGGCGCTTGAGGAGAAGTATCCGAAGAAGGATGAAGCAAAAGAATGGCTGAAAAGGCTTTGTTTATATTTGTGA
- a CDS encoding 4Fe-4S binding protein, with amino-acid sequence MIMTVNKAKCPQDHKCPAIKVCPNGAISQKTIYSLPEVDPALCVLCGACEDFCPKGAFERIDL; translated from the coding sequence ATGATAATGACAGTAAATAAAGCAAAATGTCCGCAGGATCACAAATGCCCTGCAATCAAGGTCTGTCCCAACGGCGCCATATCTCAAAAGACCATTTACTCCCTGCCGGAGGTGGATCCCGCTCTGTGCGTATTGTGCGGGGCGTGCGAGGACTTTTGTCCTAAGGGCGCATTTGAAAGGATAGATCTGTAA
- the acs gene encoding acetate--CoA ligase, with amino-acid sequence MNPENSKGQYPPSSEYRKSAYFKSFDEYKKVYDESVKDPVAYWVKQADNIDWYSKGWKDAFTWDKTENKFTWFKGGKLNVSYNCLDRHVNAGKKNTAALIFQGEDDSDVKIYTYGGLLRQVKKFANVLKSKGVKKGDRVAIYLPMIPELPISVLACARIGAIHSVMFAGLGTDSVYNRIMDCTPKVVITSDGSFRGGKIIDIKGKVNEVLERENPVKHVITVKRTGTNVAMKYGRDVWWHEEMAEASTVCEPEVMDAEDPLFLLYTSGTTGKPKGLVHTNGGYIVGAYTSFRNVFNYNPGQIYWCTADIGWITGHSYIVYGPLSFGATALMFEGVPNFPDNDRYWQVVEKWEVDIFYTAPTSIRMIRKTGDEHILKHDLTSLKMLGSVGEPIDADVWKWYHRLIGGGRCPIADTWWQTETGSILISPMTGAMDLKPGSAMRPLPGVEPSIYTEEKKPCGPGESGNLYIDKPVPSLARTIWNDHNKYVETYWAAFPGHYLTGDGARKDNDGDIWLLGRVDDVIGVAGHRIGAAEVEAAMITHPAVAEAAAVPVPDDIKGEAIYVYATLKDGYKDSDALKREMINQVRHSMGPWATPKTIQIVSGLPKTRSGKIMRRICRKIAWGSGREELGDVTTLTDPAVVDEMIKGRIT; translated from the coding sequence ATGAACCCAGAAAATTCGAAAGGACAGTATCCGCCATCGAGCGAATATCGAAAGAGCGCTTACTTTAAGAGTTTCGACGAATACAAAAAAGTATATGACGAATCGGTAAAGGATCCTGTCGCATATTGGGTGAAGCAAGCAGACAACATTGATTGGTATTCAAAGGGTTGGAAGGATGCTTTCACTTGGGATAAGACTGAGAATAAGTTCACATGGTTCAAGGGAGGCAAACTGAACGTATCGTACAACTGCCTCGACAGACATGTGAATGCCGGAAAAAAGAACACCGCGGCATTGATCTTCCAGGGTGAGGACGATTCGGATGTGAAGATATACACATACGGCGGGTTGTTGCGCCAGGTGAAAAAGTTCGCCAATGTCCTTAAGAGCAAGGGCGTGAAGAAGGGCGACAGGGTCGCGATCTATCTGCCTATGATCCCGGAGCTGCCGATAAGCGTCCTTGCATGCGCAAGGATAGGTGCGATCCACAGCGTCATGTTCGCAGGACTCGGTACCGACTCTGTATACAACCGTATAATGGACTGTACCCCCAAGGTGGTCATCACCTCCGACGGAAGCTTCCGCGGAGGAAAGATCATCGACATAAAGGGTAAGGTCAACGAGGTCCTGGAAAGGGAGAACCCCGTTAAGCACGTCATCACCGTCAAGCGTACCGGCACCAACGTCGCAATGAAGTACGGAAGGGATGTATGGTGGCATGAGGAGATGGCGGAAGCCTCAACTGTATGCGAACCGGAAGTGATGGATGCAGAGGATCCTCTGTTCCTGCTTTACACAAGCGGGACCACCGGAAAGCCGAAAGGATTGGTACACACCAACGGAGGATATATCGTAGGTGCATACACCTCGTTCAGGAATGTGTTCAACTATAATCCAGGACAGATCTACTGGTGCACAGCCGATATCGGATGGATCACCGGACACTCATACATAGTGTACGGTCCGCTTTCATTCGGTGCGACGGCCTTGATGTTCGAAGGAGTCCCCAACTTCCCCGACAATGACAGATACTGGCAGGTCGTGGAAAAGTGGGAAGTGGATATATTCTACACCGCGCCGACATCGATCAGAATGATCAGGAAGACCGGGGACGAGCACATATTGAAGCACGACCTCACATCACTCAAGATGCTCGGGAGTGTCGGTGAGCCGATAGATGCCGACGTTTGGAAGTGGTACCACCGCCTGATAGGCGGAGGAAGATGCCCGATCGCCGACACATGGTGGCAGACCGAGACGGGAAGCATATTGATATCTCCGATGACGGGAGCCATGGACCTAAAGCCCGGCTCGGCCATGAGGCCTCTCCCAGGTGTAGAACCATCCATATACACCGAGGAAAAGAAGCCTTGCGGCCCCGGGGAGAGCGGAAATCTCTACATCGACAAGCCGGTCCCATCGCTCGCAAGAACGATATGGAACGACCACAACAAGTATGTTGAGACCTATTGGGCCGCTTTCCCCGGCCACTACCTGACCGGAGACGGAGCAAGGAAGGACAATGACGGCGACATCTGGCTGTTGGGACGTGTCGACGATGTGATAGGCGTTGCGGGCCACAGGATAGGTGCCGCCGAGGTCGAGGCTGCGATGATAACGCACCCTGCGGTCGCAGAGGCGGCAGCCGTGCCGGTGCCCGATGACATCAAAGGTGAGGCGATATACGTGTACGCCACACTGAAGGACGGCTACAAAGACTCCGATGCCCTGAAGAGGGAAATGATCAACCAAGTACGCCACTCGATGGGACCGTGGGCGACCCCGAAGACGATCCAGATCGTCAGCGGACTGCCGAAGACCAGAAGCGGAAAGATCATGCGCCGTATCTGCAGGAAGATCGCTTGGGGAAGCGGCCGCGAAGAGCTCGGTGACGTCACAACGCTGACCGACCCAGCCGTCGTCGACGAGATGATCAAAGGCAGAATAACTTAA
- the dph5 gene encoding diphthine synthase: MRSGIVFVGLGLSGTDGMTVKGLNALKECDKIYAEFYTSTLIGAAIGDIESAIGKKINMVHRTQVEEEEFIISDAKTMVVGFVTAGDTMLATTHVDLRIQAEEEGIPVKVIHGVSIFGACPSSLGLQPYKFGRTVTLPFLESGYQPKSPYDNIKQNKDRGLHTMILLDIRADELRYMTAHQAIEWLIEGEKKWNEGLITDRTVICVVSNAGSENEKLFAGYPQDLLKKDLGAPLQTLVIPGNLHFMESYALVDFAGAPKEIIENEDE, from the coding sequence ATGAGATCGGGCATCGTCTTCGTCGGACTGGGGCTCAGCGGCACTGACGGAATGACAGTCAAAGGACTGAACGCATTGAAAGAATGCGACAAGATATACGCCGAGTTCTACACTTCCACGTTGATAGGGGCGGCGATAGGCGATATTGAATCCGCCATCGGAAAGAAGATCAACATGGTTCACAGGACACAGGTCGAGGAAGAGGAATTCATTATCTCCGACGCAAAGACGATGGTCGTGGGGTTCGTAACCGCCGGCGATACGATGCTGGCGACCACCCATGTCGATCTCAGGATCCAGGCGGAAGAGGAAGGGATACCTGTGAAAGTGATACACGGCGTGTCCATATTCGGGGCGTGCCCGTCATCGCTGGGTCTTCAGCCGTATAAGTTCGGAAGGACCGTAACGCTGCCCTTCCTGGAGTCCGGTTACCAACCGAAATCTCCGTATGATAACATTAAACAGAACAAGGACAGAGGTCTCCACACGATGATCCTCTTGGACATAAGGGCCGATGAGCTGAGGTACATGACGGCCCATCAGGCCATCGAATGGTTAATAGAGGGAGAGAAGAAATGGAACGAAGGCCTGATAACGGACAGGACAGTCATATGTGTAGTATCCAACGCCGGTTCCGAGAATGAAAAGCTGTTCGCCGGATACCCTCAGGACCTTTTGAAGAAAGATCTCGGGGCCCCGCTGCAGACGTTGGTCATTCCGGGAAATCTGCATTTCATGGAATCTTATGCGTTAGTGGATTTTGCGGGCGCACCCAAAGAGATAATAGAAAACGAGGATGAATGA